A genomic segment from Poecilia reticulata strain Guanapo linkage group LG3, Guppy_female_1.0+MT, whole genome shotgun sequence encodes:
- the polr2m gene encoding protein GRINL1A, with protein sequence MSSPWTERQGQVGDLRSHSLEELQELLLRQEKILSNKRFLQTLPDKGKKIQDFAEKVRLAIEQCSEEERRQSLMSAARAELQSKYHQAFSYQHRAAPFTPAASCLNEENEGGAGDGAQDTSLDKQQDQCVSTAETAAVNSDHTKESDLVVALDRVTLSEARSEEFDEQLNSKSKDNYFLAKQPAKKPHYITVLEKTERSAAPKKQKFKPNQLPQRNDGSPSGSLSPGRSPGTASPLSALDRKERDRKHLDDITAAKLPPLHHSPAQLLSLEESAALVREQTKKQQELQAKLAAQKLSEGLKISMGSYTPDGGPMAAYREVHDEGAHLSSEED encoded by the exons ATGTCCTCACCGTGGACAGAGCGGCAGGGACAGGTTGGAGACCTGAGGAGCCACAGCTTAGAGGAGctccaggagctgctgctccgGCAGGAAAAGATCCTATCTAACAA gCGGTTCTTGCAGACTCTTCCtgacaaaggaaagaaaatccaAGACTTTGCAGAGAAAGTGCGTCTCGCCATTGAACAGTGcagtgaggaggagaggaggcagagCTTGATGTCTGCTGCCAGAGCAGAGTTACAGTCCAAGTATCACCAAGCTTTCTCTTACCAGCACCGTGCTGCACCCTTCACACCAGCAGCTTCATGCCTGAATGAAGAGAATGAGGGTGGTGCAGGTGATGGTGCACAGGACACATCTTTGGACAAGCAGCAGGACCAGTGTGTCTCCACAGCAGAGACAGCTGCAGTGAACTCTGATCACACCAAAGAAAGTGATCTTGTGGTTGCCTTGGACAGAGTTACTCTGTCTGAAGCGAGATCTGAAGAATTTGATGAACAATTAAACAGCAAGTCAAAAGATAACTACTTTCTTGCAAAGCAGCCGGCTAAAAAGCCTCACTATATAACTGTCTTAGAAAAAACCGAGAGGTCTGCAGCTCCCAAGAAGCAAAAGTTCAAACCAAATCA ACTTCCCCAGAGAAATGACGGCTCTCCATCAGGATCTTTGTCTCCTGGGCGTTCTCCTGGAACTGCGTCGCCGCTCTCCGCTCTGGACAGGAAGGAGCGTGACAGGAAGCACCTGGATGACATCACTGCAGCCAAgctccctcctcttcatcacagCCCAGCACAGCTCCTGTCTTTAGAAGAGTCGGCGGCTCTCGTCAGAGAACAGACGAAGAAACAGCAG GAGCTGCAGGCCAAACTGGCCGCCCAGAAACTGTCTGAAGGACTGAAGATCTCTATGGGGAGCTACACTCCTGACGGCGGCCCCATGGCCGCCTACAGAGAGGTTCACGATGAAGGAGCCCACCTCTCATCTGAGGAGGACTGA
- the myzap gene encoding myocardial zonula adherens protein isoform X2 produces the protein MLRYGSRPRVTTTTTTTTEDSATPSSERRVLRLTLLAGNDGKKEEKTADIAENHIKETWKKKNGLIHRERPAGMEAPQKHLGDTTNGAPATSAQHHGPKVYGVVQRTSTDRRQELMAREWSVDHLHDEMRYIREVRDSLEKVRERMYGQFGGMQQSMEKLSREIRAANAHRKTLESEVKVRTSAMENFDQMNTSLISANISLQKSLLENCQNRVDMKDEVKTLRSTNEKTEEKLRDKERELAAAQAENQTLRLQVESSREANTRAVQDLAAKLQREFEEKLQSEQKKHREEIENLQAQLDEYIRRLEEAERNLTTAEAKIAERDQRIVEVERLLSCMGMEKSQLQQKLQECEQRIRLLELTDKTDAAAAKKSKQLQDEAVDLRERIKHLNDMVFCQQRKVKAMIEEVESLRAQVAQKDMFISELLDRIAIVECENRPQEILERRDVGVGCDLLPRHEVQRHDVESVYLHSTPPSSPTPPVQPSSPVNPSSPTQPLSPTEPLSSPTPWAPSSSRPSYLSSLQYPSFRLTTPIQPRTYSSTNPPPSRLETSLLKYSPGQYSQYLQSSNPAMNGVSSESDPVQSPVPPRRDEVDAEPKADTATQTKAQVTSSTSSSQPRTRLQVSSPFMKLIGHNLKDKH, from the exons GCGGAGAATCACATCAAGGAAAcatggaagaagaagaacggTCTGATCCACAGAGAGCGGCCGGCTGGCATGGAGGCACCTCAGAAG CACCTCGGAGACACAACCAATGGGGCGCCGGCGACCTCGGCGCAGCATCATGGACCCAAGGTGTACGGCGTAGTGCAAAGGACGAGCACGGACAGGCGGCAGGAGCTGATGGCACGCGAGTGGTCTGTCGACCACCTTCATGACGAGATGAGGTACATCCGGGAG GTGAGGGACTCTCTGGAAAAAGTGAGAGAACGGATGTACGGGCAGTTTGGAGGGATGCAGCAATCCATGGAGAAGCTTTCACGAGAAATCAGG GCTGCCAACGCCCACCGGAAAACTTTGGAGTCTGAGGTGAAGGTTCGTACCTCAGCCATGGAGAACTTTGATCAGATGAACACCTCCCTCATATCTGCAAACATCAGCCTGCAG AAATCCCTTTTGGAGAACTGTCAGAACAGAGTGGACATGAAAGACGAAGTGAAGACTTTGCGGAGCACCAatgagaaaactgaagaaaagctCAGGGACAAGGAGCGGGAGCTCGCCGCAGCGCAGGCTGAGAACCAAACACTCAGACTTCAG GTGGAGTCTTCACGGGAGGCAAACACCCGCGCCGTGCAGGATCTCGCCGCAAAGCTCCAGAGAGAGTTCGAGGAAAAGCTGCAGAGTgaacaaaagaaacacagagaagaaatAGAAAACCTACAG GCCCAGCTGGATGAATACATCCGGCGGCTggaggaagcagagaggaaCCTCACGACTGCAGAGGCCAAGATTGCTGAGCGAGATCAGCGGATCGTCGAGGTAGAGCGTCTCCTGAGCTGCATGGGGATG GAGAAGAGCCAACTCcagcagaagctgcaggagtGCGAACAGCGGATCCGTTTGTTAGAGCTGACAGACAAAACGGACGCAGCTGCAGccaaaaa GTCGAAGCAGCTGCAGGATGAAGCCGTGGATCTGCGAGAGCGAATCAAGCACTTGAACGACATGGTGTTCTGCCAGCAGAGGAAGGTCAAGGCAATGATCGAGGAA GTTGAATCTCTGCGCGCTCAGGTTGCTCAGAAGGACATGTTCATTTCAGAGCTTCTTGACAGAATCGCTATAGTGGAGTGTGAG AACAGGCCTCAAGAGATTTTGGAAAGACGAGACGTAGGAGTAGGCTGCGATCTGCTCCCCAG ACATGAAGTGCAGAGGCATGATGTTGAATCTGTCTATCTTCATTCCACCCCACCTTCATCACCTACACCACCTGTCCAACCTTCATCACCAGTTAACCCATCATCACCCACTCAACCTCTGTCACCGACAGAACCTCTGTCATCGCCCACACCGTGGGCTCCATCCTCTTCACGGCCTTCCTACCTGTCATCCCTCCAGTACCCGTCGTTCAGACTAACAACGCCCATCCAGCCACGGACATACAGTTCGACTAACCCTCCACCCAGCAGGCTGGAGACTAGTTTGTTGAAGTACTCTCCTGGTCAGTACAGCCAGTACCTGCAGTCCAGCAACCCGGCGATGAACGGTGTGTCCTCTGAGTCCGACCCCGTTCAGAGTCCGGTCCCGCCCAGGAGAGACGAGGTGGATGCAGAGCCGAAAGCAGACACTGCTACTCAAACCAAAGCACAGGTCACGTCCTCCACCTCGTCTTCTCAGCCGAGAACAAGGCTACAGGTTTCCTCACCCTTCATGAAACTGATTGGACATAACCTGAAGGATAAGCACTGA
- the myzap gene encoding myocardial zonula adherens protein isoform X1, translating to MLRYGSRPRVTTTTTTTTEDSATPSSERRVLRLTLLAGNDGKKEEKTADIAENHIKETWKKKNGLIHRERPAGMEAPQKHLGDTTNGAPATSAQHHGPKVYGVVQRTSTDRRQELMAREWSVDHLHDEMRYIREVRDSLEKVRERMYGQFGGMQQSMEKLSREIRAANAHRKTLESEVKVRTSAMENFDQMNTSLISANISLQKSLLENCQNRVDMKDEVKTLRSTNEKTEEKLRDKERELAAAQAENQTLRLQVESSREANTRAVQDLAAKLQREFEEKLQSEQKKHREEIENLQAQLDEYIRRLEEAERNLTTAEAKIAERDQRIVEVERLLSCMGMEKSQLQQKLQECEQRIRLLELTDKTDAAAAKKSKQLQDEAVDLRERIKHLNDMVFCQQRKVKAMIEEVESLRAQVAQKDMFISELLDRIAIVECENNELEDKLKYFMSTQNRPQEILERRDVGVGCDLLPRHEVQRHDVESVYLHSTPPSSPTPPVQPSSPVNPSSPTQPLSPTEPLSSPTPWAPSSSRPSYLSSLQYPSFRLTTPIQPRTYSSTNPPPSRLETSLLKYSPGQYSQYLQSSNPAMNGVSSESDPVQSPVPPRRDEVDAEPKADTATQTKAQVTSSTSSSQPRTRLQVSSPFMKLIGHNLKDKH from the exons GCGGAGAATCACATCAAGGAAAcatggaagaagaagaacggTCTGATCCACAGAGAGCGGCCGGCTGGCATGGAGGCACCTCAGAAG CACCTCGGAGACACAACCAATGGGGCGCCGGCGACCTCGGCGCAGCATCATGGACCCAAGGTGTACGGCGTAGTGCAAAGGACGAGCACGGACAGGCGGCAGGAGCTGATGGCACGCGAGTGGTCTGTCGACCACCTTCATGACGAGATGAGGTACATCCGGGAG GTGAGGGACTCTCTGGAAAAAGTGAGAGAACGGATGTACGGGCAGTTTGGAGGGATGCAGCAATCCATGGAGAAGCTTTCACGAGAAATCAGG GCTGCCAACGCCCACCGGAAAACTTTGGAGTCTGAGGTGAAGGTTCGTACCTCAGCCATGGAGAACTTTGATCAGATGAACACCTCCCTCATATCTGCAAACATCAGCCTGCAG AAATCCCTTTTGGAGAACTGTCAGAACAGAGTGGACATGAAAGACGAAGTGAAGACTTTGCGGAGCACCAatgagaaaactgaagaaaagctCAGGGACAAGGAGCGGGAGCTCGCCGCAGCGCAGGCTGAGAACCAAACACTCAGACTTCAG GTGGAGTCTTCACGGGAGGCAAACACCCGCGCCGTGCAGGATCTCGCCGCAAAGCTCCAGAGAGAGTTCGAGGAAAAGCTGCAGAGTgaacaaaagaaacacagagaagaaatAGAAAACCTACAG GCCCAGCTGGATGAATACATCCGGCGGCTggaggaagcagagaggaaCCTCACGACTGCAGAGGCCAAGATTGCTGAGCGAGATCAGCGGATCGTCGAGGTAGAGCGTCTCCTGAGCTGCATGGGGATG GAGAAGAGCCAACTCcagcagaagctgcaggagtGCGAACAGCGGATCCGTTTGTTAGAGCTGACAGACAAAACGGACGCAGCTGCAGccaaaaa GTCGAAGCAGCTGCAGGATGAAGCCGTGGATCTGCGAGAGCGAATCAAGCACTTGAACGACATGGTGTTCTGCCAGCAGAGGAAGGTCAAGGCAATGATCGAGGAA GTTGAATCTCTGCGCGCTCAGGTTGCTCAGAAGGACATGTTCATTTCAGAGCTTCTTGACAGAATCGCTATAGTGGAGTGTGAG AATAATGAATTAGAAGACAAGCTGAAGTATTTTATGTCCACACAGAACAGGCCTCAAGAGATTTTGGAAAGACGAGACGTAGGAGTAGGCTGCGATCTGCTCCCCAG ACATGAAGTGCAGAGGCATGATGTTGAATCTGTCTATCTTCATTCCACCCCACCTTCATCACCTACACCACCTGTCCAACCTTCATCACCAGTTAACCCATCATCACCCACTCAACCTCTGTCACCGACAGAACCTCTGTCATCGCCCACACCGTGGGCTCCATCCTCTTCACGGCCTTCCTACCTGTCATCCCTCCAGTACCCGTCGTTCAGACTAACAACGCCCATCCAGCCACGGACATACAGTTCGACTAACCCTCCACCCAGCAGGCTGGAGACTAGTTTGTTGAAGTACTCTCCTGGTCAGTACAGCCAGTACCTGCAGTCCAGCAACCCGGCGATGAACGGTGTGTCCTCTGAGTCCGACCCCGTTCAGAGTCCGGTCCCGCCCAGGAGAGACGAGGTGGATGCAGAGCCGAAAGCAGACACTGCTACTCAAACCAAAGCACAGGTCACGTCCTCCACCTCGTCTTCTCAGCCGAGAACAAGGCTACAGGTTTCCTCACCCTTCATGAAACTGATTGGACATAACCTGAAGGATAAGCACTGA